ATTGTTATAGCCGTACTCGCGCTGCGGCTAGTGGTGCAGGTGCCCCTGTACTTCCTGGGTGAGCCAGGGTTGACGGCATTGGCTACTACGCGGCTCGTGATGGGTGCACCGCTGTATATCCTCGGCCTTTGGGTGGCTTGGCTTGTGACCAAGCCGGCACCTCAACCGTCGAAGCCGTCGTCCTCGGCCTGATCCGCAACGTCTGATGCGCCATCGCGGGGCCCTTGGCCCGCCATGGACGCTGGTGACAATAGGGCCCGGAGGCCGTTCTCTGCTGCGATGGTGGTCACGAAGAACAGTTCGTCGCCACCATCCAGGACGTCATCGCGGCTTGGGGTGATGGGCGCCTGATCGCGAAGGATGGCTACCAGGGTGGCATCTTCAGGCCACTCGATAGCGCCCACCGTGCTCCCAATGACGTGGGAGTCGTGGGGGACTGTAAATTCCACGATCGAGGCGACGCCGGTCTGTAAGGTCAACAGCCGTACGATGTCGCCGATTTCCACGGCCTCCTCCACCAGGGCAGTCATGAGCTGGGGAGTGTTGACGGCGACGTCCACACCCCAGGAGTCATTGAACATCCAGTCGTTCTTGGGGTTGTTGACGCGCCCAACAGTGCGGCCCACAGCGAATTCCGTCTTGGCGAGCAGCGACACCACAAGGTTCACTTTGTCGTCACCCGTTGCGGAAACCACGACGTCGGCATCCTCAAGTTTCGCGTCCTGCAGGGTGCTGAGTTCGCAGGCGTCGCCCACCAGCCAGCGCGCACCCCGAAGGCCACTGCGGCCAATGACCTCGGGCTTGAGGTCGATGAGCAAGATCTGGTGGTTGTGGGCCAAGAGCTCACGGGCGATGGACGAGCCGACGCTGCCTGCGCCAACGATGACAACTTTCACTAAAACTCCTTGGCCGGTGCTTTGGCGAGGACCCGGCTGATCTCCGAGGTCCTGTCCAGGCTCAACATTGCGTGGACGGTGTCGCCTTCCTGATAGGCCGTACCCGGCTGGGGCAGGAGGCCCTCTCCAAAGCGCGTCAGGAAGGCCACGCGGATGCCTGCGGCAGCTTCGATGGACGTCAGGTTATGGCCAATCCACCCTTCGTGCAGATCCACTTCGGCCAGGACGAGCCGCCCGGATGGCTCACGGTAGTCGCCGGCGAGATGCTGCTCGGGAAGGATGCGCCTGAGGACCTGGTCGGCGCTCCAGCGCACGGCGGCCACGGTGGGGATGCCGAGGCGCTGGTAAATTTCGGCGCGGCCGGGATCGTAGATGCGGGCCACGACGTGTGCAACATGGAAGGTCTCGCGTGCCACGCGGGTGGCCAGGATATTGGAATTATCACCACTGGAAACAGCGGCGAATGCGTAAGCCTCTTCCACCCCGGCCTGCTTCAGGGTGTCCCTGTCGAAACCAACGCCAGTGACCTTGCGGCCGGTAAACGTGTTGCGCAGCCGACGAAACGCCCGTTCGTCCTGATCGATGATGGCCACCGAATGGCCGGCGTCTTCCAAAGTGTGTGCCAGGGTTGCGCCAACACGGCCGCAACCCATGATCACGAAGTGAGCCACCGTGTCTCCTTATGTGTGTTTACCGTGCCGCTGCGTAAGACTTTACCGGTGCGGTGGACGTAAAGCGGAGACCGCCGTCATGACATCGCTGGGGATTCAGAGTAGTTTTGCGAAAGTGTTGACAATACTGAATGCAGCGAAGCGGGTGTTGGTGGGCCGGCCAGTCCGGAATGACCGCCTATCCCACACCCTCTTGCCCAAACGCATCGCTTTGCCCATCTTCGCCTCGGACGCCCTGTCTTCAGTGGCCTACGCGCCGGATGAAATCCTGCTGACCCTGGCTCTTGCCGGCGTCAGTGCGGTTGCGTTCTCGCCGCTGGTGGGGCTGGCCGTGATGGTGGTGTTGCTTACAGTAGTGGCCTCCTACCGGCAGAATGTGCACGCCTACCCATCGGGCGGAGGCGACTATGAGATCGCCAACGTCAACTTGGGAAGGTACGCCGGGCTCACAGTCGCTTCGGCGCTCCTCGTGGACTACGTCCTGACCGTTGCAGTGTCGATGTCGTCCGCGGCAGCGTATCTCACAACAGCAATCCCTTCGCTGCACGGCCAACAGGCGATGATCGCAACTGTGGGCGTGATCATTCTCGCGTTGGTCAACTTGCGGGGCATCAAGGAAGCCGGAACGGTCTTCGCCGTTCCCACGTACATCTTCATGGCGTCCATCCTGGGAATGACCCTCGTCGGCATTTTCCAGGCCCTTACGGGACAACTGGGCGAGGCACCATCCGCCAACTTCACCATCGTGCCCGAGGCCGGCTTCGATGAAGGCCTGGTTGGCCTTGCCGGTGCGTTCCTGTTGCTGCGGGCCTTTTCCTCGGGCGCTGCCGCCTTGACGGGTGTGGAGGCGATCAGCAATGGTGTGCCCAACTTCCAAAAGCCCAAGAGCAAGAACGCAGCCACAACGCTGTTGCTGCTTGGCGCGATCGCGGCGGCCATGCTTGCGGGCATCCTGTATCTCGCAAACGCCACGAAGGTGCACATTGTCCTGGATCCCGCCAAGGAATTCCTCCTTGATGGCAAGCCGTTGCCCGAGGGCTACATCCAAAACCCGGCGATCAGCCAGATCGCGGACACTATTTTTGGGGCGGGTTCCATTCCCTTTTACGTCGTGGTGGCTGCCACTGGCGTCATCCTCGTGTTTGCTTCCAATACCGCGTTCAACGGCTTCCCTGTACTGGGCTCCATCCTGGCGCAGGACGGCTACCTTCCCCGGCAACTCCGCACCCGCGGCGACAGGTTGGCCTTCAGCAACGGCGTGCTTGCCCTGGCGGCCGGGGCGCTGGTCCTCATCCTTTCGTTCAACGCCGATGTCACCAAGCTCATCCAGCTGTACATCGTAGGTGTCTTCATTTCCTTCACCGCCAGCCAGCTCGGCATGGTCCGGCACTGGGGCCGCGAATTGAAGCTGGCCCGGGATAAAGCCATCCGCCGCAGGATCATCAAGTCCCGGACCATCAACATGGTGGGGTTCGGCATGACTGCGCTGGTTCTGGTGATCGTCCTCATCACCAAGTTTGAGCAAGGTGCCTGGATCGCGCTGCTGGCCATGTTCGTGCTGTTCCTGATCATGTGGAGTATCCGGGCGCACTATGACAATGTTGCCAAGGAACTGGCCGTTGACGAGGATTCCTCGCCGCGCGCGCTGCCTACCCGGGTCCACGCCGTGCTGCTTGTTTCGCACGTCCGCAAACCCGTACTCCGTGCCCTGGCTTACGCCCGGGCGTCGCGGCCATCGCGGCTCGATGCGATTACCGTGGATATCAACTCCGAAGAGACAGAACACACCGTCCGGGATTGGGAAAAGCTGGAAATTCCAGTACCGCTCACCGTCCTGGCCAGCCCCTACCGCGAGACCGTGACTCCGATCATGGAGTACATCAAGAACATGAGACGCGACTCACCCCGCGACCTGATCGTGGTGTACATCCCTGAGTACGTCGTGGGCAAATGGTGGGAGCAGCTGGTCCACAACCAGACGGCACTCCGAATCAAGACGCGGCTCCACTTTGAACCTGGAGTCATGGTTGCCAGCGTTCCGTGGCAGCTGAAGTCGTCCGAAGAAGCAAAGGCACTGCAGGATACCCAATGACCTCCCACAGCATTTCCCCTCTCACTGAAAACAGCGGAGGCCAAGGCACGCCGGGCACCGAACTGATCGTTGACGTTGGCCCCATCGCGCATGGCGGGCACTTCGTCGCACGCCATGAAGGCCGCGTCATCTTCGTACGCCACGGCGTTCCGGGGGAGAAGGTCCGTATCCGGTTGACCGACTCCGGTGACTCGTCGCGCTTCTGGCGTGCCGACGTCGTCGAAGTCCTGGAAGCCTCGCCGGACCGCGTGCCGCACTTCTGGAAGCTGGCCGACTCGCTGGCGGCGTGGCGGCAGGGAAATCCGCCTGTTGGCGGTGCCGAACTCGGCCACATCTCCCTGCAGCGGCAGCGTGCCCTGAAGGCTGAAGTGCTCTCGGAACAACTCAAGAGACTTGCTGGCCTGGACCTCGCCGTCGAGGTTGAAGCAGTGGGTGCCCCCGACGGCGGACTCGGCTGGCGTACCCGCGCCAGCTTTGCCGTCACACCCAAGGGGCGGCTGGGTATGCATGCCCACCGATCAGACGTGGTGGTGCCCATCCGGGAGATGCCCTTGGCCCTTCCCGGAATCAACGATCTCCGGTTGTGGGACCTGGACCTCAGCGGGATAGCACGTATCGAAGTGGCGTCGCCGGCCAATGGCTCCAGGCCTCTTGTGTTGCTGGCACCGGAGGAAGCCACCAGTCCAAAGCGGCTCCACAGCATCCTTTCGCAGTTGCCGCACGATGTTTCAGTGGCCAGCTTTGATCCCGGCAAGGGCCAGGTGCTGCAGCTTCGGGGCCGGACCTGGGTGCAGGAATCGGCAGCCGGTCACGAATACCGCGTCACAGGCGAAGGCTTCTGGCAAATCCACAAGGACGCGCCGGACACCCTTGTCAACGCGGTGACCGGCTACCTCGCGGGCGGAGGGTACCTCCAACCAGGTGCTGCTGTAGCGGACCTCTATGCAGGCGCAGGCCTGTTTACTGCACCTTTGGCTGACGCAGTAGGAGTTACAGGTTCGGTATTGTCCGTTGAAGGGGCGCCTGGCACCAGCCGTGATGCGCGCAAGAACCTGCACGGAGAATCCCATGTTGAAATCGTGCAGGGACGGGTGGAACGGGTCTTGCACCAACGCCCCCGGAACTTCGATTCCTTGGTCCTGGACCCGCCGCGCGTAGGGGCCGGAAAGGCCGTGGTGAACCAACTCATGGCTTCGCGTCCCCGGGCGATTGCCTATGTGTCCTGTGACCCGGCTTCTTTTGCACGTGATCTGGGTTACTTCCAGCAAGGCGGCTGGCGCTTGGAATCGTTGAGGGCATTCGACCTGTACCCCAACACCCATCACTTGGAGACCGTCGCGCTCATCGTTCCCGCTGCTTAGGCAGGTTATCGCCCGCCACGCCAGCGCATGGCGGGCGATGCGGGCCGTGCAGCATTCGGCGGAACTGCCCTCCAGCAGTGCTTGAACGTGATCGATGCCACTACGATGGGCGTAGTAGTCCCGCATAGTAGCCCCACTCCGCATGGTTCCGCACGGCGGACAGGGGTGACCAACTGAGAGTGCCGCCAGGCTAAGTAAGGTGCGCCTAACTGGCTAGCGGCCAACCACGCGACAAAGATGAAACTGTTGCGAGAGGAGTCCTGCCATGAGCACTGTGGACAGCTTCGGTTCCAAAGGCGTACTGAATGTAGCCGGCACCGATTATGAAATTTTCCGGTTGAACTCCGTAGAGGGCGCAGACAGCCTTCCGTTCAGCCTCAAGGTATTGCTTGAAAACCTCCTGCGGACTGAGGATGGCGCCAATATTACGGCTGACCACGTCCGCGCCCTGGCCGGTTGGGACCCCAACGCGGAGCCCGATACCGAAATCCAGTTCACCCCGGCCCGAGTCATCATGCAGGACTTCACCGGCGTGCCCTGCGTTGTAGACCTCGCCACCATGCGCGAGGCCGTGAAGGAACTCGGCGGAGACCCCAAGCGCGTCAACCCGTTGGCACCCGCTGAAATGGTCATCGACCACTCCGTCCAGATCGACGCCTTCGGTAACTCCGGCGCGCTGGAGCGC
This window of the Arthrobacter sp. StoSoilB5 genome carries:
- a CDS encoding APC family permease, whose amino-acid sequence is MTSLGIQSSFAKVLTILNAAKRVLVGRPVRNDRLSHTLLPKRIALPIFASDALSSVAYAPDEILLTLALAGVSAVAFSPLVGLAVMVVLLTVVASYRQNVHAYPSGGGDYEIANVNLGRYAGLTVASALLVDYVLTVAVSMSSAAAYLTTAIPSLHGQQAMIATVGVIILALVNLRGIKEAGTVFAVPTYIFMASILGMTLVGIFQALTGQLGEAPSANFTIVPEAGFDEGLVGLAGAFLLLRAFSSGAAALTGVEAISNGVPNFQKPKSKNAATTLLLLGAIAAAMLAGILYLANATKVHIVLDPAKEFLLDGKPLPEGYIQNPAISQIADTIFGAGSIPFYVVVAATGVILVFASNTAFNGFPVLGSILAQDGYLPRQLRTRGDRLAFSNGVLALAAGALVLILSFNADVTKLIQLYIVGVFISFTASQLGMVRHWGRELKLARDKAIRRRIIKSRTINMVGFGMTALVLVIVLITKFEQGAWIALLAMFVLFLIMWSIRAHYDNVAKELAVDEDSSPRALPTRVHAVLLVSHVRKPVLRALAYARASRPSRLDAITVDINSEETEHTVRDWEKLEIPVPLTVLASPYRETVTPIMEYIKNMRRDSPRDLIVVYIPEYVVGKWWEQLVHNQTALRIKTRLHFEPGVMVASVPWQLKSSEEAKALQDTQ
- a CDS encoding TRAM domain-containing protein, encoding MTSHSISPLTENSGGQGTPGTELIVDVGPIAHGGHFVARHEGRVIFVRHGVPGEKVRIRLTDSGDSSRFWRADVVEVLEASPDRVPHFWKLADSLAAWRQGNPPVGGAELGHISLQRQRALKAEVLSEQLKRLAGLDLAVEVEAVGAPDGGLGWRTRASFAVTPKGRLGMHAHRSDVVVPIREMPLALPGINDLRLWDLDLSGIARIEVASPANGSRPLVLLAPEEATSPKRLHSILSQLPHDVSVASFDPGKGQVLQLRGRTWVQESAAGHEYRVTGEGFWQIHKDAPDTLVNAVTGYLAGGGYLQPGAAVADLYAGAGLFTAPLADAVGVTGSVLSVEGAPGTSRDARKNLHGESHVEIVQGRVERVLHQRPRNFDSLVLDPPRVGAGKAVVNQLMASRPRAIAYVSCDPASFARDLGYFQQGGWRLESLRAFDLYPNTHHLETVALIVPAA
- a CDS encoding TrkA family potassium uptake protein; amino-acid sequence: MAHFVIMGCGRVGATLAHTLEDAGHSVAIIDQDERAFRRLRNTFTGRKVTGVGFDRDTLKQAGVEEAYAFAAVSSGDNSNILATRVARETFHVAHVVARIYDPGRAEIYQRLGIPTVAAVRWSADQVLRRILPEQHLAGDYREPSGRLVLAEVDLHEGWIGHNLTSIEAAAGIRVAFLTRFGEGLLPQPGTAYQEGDTVHAMLSLDRTSEISRVLAKAPAKEF
- a CDS encoding NAD-binding protein, producing the protein MKVVIVGAGSVGSSIARELLAHNHQILLIDLKPEVIGRSGLRGARWLVGDACELSTLQDAKLEDADVVVSATGDDKVNLVVSLLAKTEFAVGRTVGRVNNPKNDWMFNDSWGVDVAVNTPQLMTALVEEAVEIGDIVRLLTLQTGVASIVEFTVPHDSHVIGSTVGAIEWPEDATLVAILRDQAPITPSRDDVLDGGDELFFVTTIAAENGLRALLSPASMAGQGPRDGASDVADQAEDDGFDG